A genomic window from Mesorhizobium sp. 131-2-1 includes:
- a CDS encoding lysylphosphatidylglycerol synthase domain-containing protein, whose protein sequence is MKALRIVGITLSLAGLVFFIAAVARSPEVLFRAATAPFFWTSLLIGTAAIFCSLLLAALNWHMLLGVFGVGRPLGLIGPVFLSTQIGKYLPGNVGHLVGRAVVLKSYDIPVSASTKAMIVEAIALLSVGFALVAVLLREWLLQALRFSGVATWLAVGLLSIVVVVTVAAIVFRSRIAPFIRQLLADLAASRKRLLAVGAIDLVNFGLNGLALWSSSGLLFPDKPIGMLACVGVASASFLAGYITPGSPGGIGVREATTVLLLYPTFSATEAATLALLVRLAATLADLMGFVLGIALLALRRTGSVS, encoded by the coding sequence GTGAAAGCGCTCCGCATTGTCGGGATCACGCTGTCGTTGGCGGGGCTGGTATTCTTCATTGCGGCAGTTGCCCGTTCACCCGAGGTGCTTTTCCGGGCTGCAACCGCCCCCTTCTTTTGGACTTCGCTGCTGATCGGTACGGCGGCAATTTTTTGCAGCCTCCTGCTCGCCGCTCTCAACTGGCATATGCTGCTTGGTGTTTTCGGCGTAGGTCGCCCGCTTGGTCTCATAGGCCCGGTTTTTCTCTCCACCCAGATCGGCAAGTATCTTCCCGGCAATGTCGGCCATCTCGTTGGCAGGGCTGTGGTGCTCAAATCTTACGACATACCCGTCAGCGCATCGACGAAAGCGATGATCGTCGAGGCGATCGCCTTGCTTAGCGTCGGCTTCGCCCTGGTTGCGGTGCTTTTGCGCGAATGGCTGCTGCAGGCGCTGAGGTTCAGCGGTGTGGCGACCTGGCTCGCTGTGGGTCTTTTGTCCATTGTCGTGGTCGTGACAGTGGCGGCCATAGTGTTTCGAAGCCGGATAGCCCCCTTCATCCGGCAACTCCTGGCTGACCTGGCCGCCTCGCGCAAACGGCTTCTTGCTGTCGGAGCCATCGACCTCGTCAACTTCGGTTTGAATGGACTGGCACTGTGGTCTTCATCCGGTTTGTTGTTCCCGGACAAGCCGATTGGAATGCTCGCCTGCGTCGGGGTAGCGTCCGCGTCGTTTCTAGCCGGCTACATCACGCCGGGATCGCCTGGAGGAATCGGTGTCCGTGAAGCAACGACCGTCCTTCTCCTCTACCCCACCTTTTCCGCAACCGAAGCCGCAACGCTTGCGCTCCTGGTGCGCCTGGCGGCGACCCTGGCAGACCTTATGGGCTTTGTTTTGGGGATCGCTCTCCTGGCGCTCAGGAGAACCGGATCAGTCTCATGA
- a CDS encoding class I SAM-dependent methyltransferase, whose protein sequence is MEAFRLSHAILDAESRNAKARKIAMLSGMTAPKSGMRMLEVGCGSGFIASYFSELGFGPRGTFATDINDERQIKQGYVFHKVDDTRLPFPNEHFDLVVTNHVIEHVGDLTEQRRHLDEIHRCLKPDGTLYFAVPNKWRLFETHYKLPLLSWLPAPIADRYIRLRGAKHRYDCRPLSRTEAETLLSEAGFDAQDKTIDAIRLVGDLERNVGAYKFASNIPDFVFRATRGIVPTLIFVARKQR, encoded by the coding sequence ATGGAAGCCTTCCGCCTTTCACACGCGATCCTTGATGCGGAAAGCCGAAATGCCAAGGCCCGGAAGATTGCGATGCTGTCCGGGATGACGGCACCGAAGTCGGGAATGCGCATGCTCGAGGTCGGTTGTGGCTCCGGCTTCATCGCAAGTTACTTTTCCGAGCTCGGTTTTGGCCCGCGCGGGACCTTCGCGACCGACATCAATGACGAGCGCCAGATAAAGCAGGGCTATGTCTTCCATAAGGTGGACGACACCAGACTGCCGTTTCCGAACGAGCACTTCGATCTGGTCGTCACCAACCATGTTATCGAGCATGTCGGTGATCTTACTGAGCAGCGGCGGCATCTCGACGAAATTCACCGTTGCCTTAAGCCGGATGGAACCTTGTACTTTGCGGTCCCCAACAAATGGCGGCTTTTCGAAACTCACTACAAACTTCCGTTGCTGAGTTGGCTGCCCGCTCCAATCGCGGATCGTTACATCCGACTTCGTGGGGCGAAGCATCGCTATGACTGTCGGCCTCTCTCTCGAACCGAAGCTGAAACTCTGTTGAGCGAAGCCGGGTTCGACGCGCAAGACAAGACCATCGACGCGATTCGCCTTGTCGGCGATTTGGAAAGAAATGTCGGCGCCTACAAATTCGCGAGCAACATTCCGGATTTCGTCTTCAGGGCGACGCGGGGGATCGTTCCGACCCTCATATTCGTGGCAAGGAAGCAACGGTGA
- a CDS encoding glycosyltransferase produces the protein MRIVLIGPVPPYRGGIAQYTAQLHQALAESDDRFTISFSRQFPAFMYPGGSDKEPEPRAYLPDVEYIVDSANPFTWPAVGRRIRSLNPDLIVVQWWHVYWAPFIIWVKRLARRCGKRLVVICHNVDDHEAAGWKVKLRNLALGDCKELFVHSSRHRESLGEMFPAASIRMHPIPAYDAFPAPDRELPRRAGTELLFFGLIRPYKGLDILLQALARLADRDFHLTIAGESWDGASAYERIISEGGISEKVEMVNAYVSNQSAANLFARADAIVLPYRSASGSAVAALALNYHKPVVASEVGGFVDIVAPGTGILVEAGNIDALAGALSRVMDGGKWYEPDAIAATNERLTWRSLASELKRQ, from the coding sequence ATGCGCATAGTGCTAATTGGGCCTGTTCCGCCCTATCGCGGAGGAATAGCTCAATACACGGCTCAATTGCATCAGGCTCTCGCCGAGTCGGATGATCGATTTACGATATCTTTCTCGCGTCAGTTTCCAGCATTCATGTACCCCGGCGGAAGCGACAAGGAACCCGAGCCGCGCGCATATCTGCCGGACGTCGAATACATCGTCGATTCCGCCAATCCGTTCACCTGGCCAGCGGTTGGCCGCCGCATTCGATCCTTGAATCCGGATCTGATCGTCGTGCAGTGGTGGCACGTCTATTGGGCACCGTTCATCATTTGGGTGAAACGGCTTGCCAGACGCTGTGGCAAGCGGCTGGTGGTGATTTGCCATAATGTGGATGATCACGAAGCCGCCGGCTGGAAAGTCAAGCTTCGCAACCTGGCCTTAGGCGACTGCAAGGAGTTGTTCGTGCACTCCAGTCGCCATCGTGAGAGTCTGGGCGAAATGTTTCCGGCAGCATCGATCCGGATGCATCCGATTCCCGCCTACGATGCCTTCCCTGCGCCGGATCGCGAATTGCCGCGACGCGCGGGAACGGAACTCCTCTTCTTCGGGTTGATCCGGCCATATAAGGGCTTAGACATACTTTTGCAGGCCTTGGCCAGGCTTGCCGACAGGGACTTCCATCTCACCATTGCCGGGGAAAGCTGGGACGGCGCTTCAGCATACGAAAGGATTATCAGCGAAGGCGGTATCTCCGAAAAGGTCGAAATGGTGAATGCCTATGTCTCGAACCAGTCGGCAGCCAATCTCTTCGCGCGTGCGGACGCAATTGTCCTGCCCTATCGCTCAGCCTCGGGCAGCGCTGTGGCAGCGCTTGCCTTAAACTACCACAAGCCTGTGGTCGCAAGCGAAGTTGGCGGCTTCGTCGATATCGTTGCGCCCGGAACAGGCATTTTGGTCGAGGCGGGAAACATAGACGCGCTTGCGGGTGCCTTGTCGCGCGTTATGGATGGAGGCAAATGGTATGAGCCTGACGCCATAGCGGCAACCAATGAACGGCTCACCTGGCGCAGCCTTGCGTCGGAATTGAAGAGACAATAG
- a CDS encoding glycosyltransferase family 2 protein, with translation MHGCQPPDFEGELLPKLIIQIPCYNEAETLAIALSDLPRTVTGFDSVEWLIIDDGSSDETVRIAEENGVDHVVRHTSNRGLAAAFMTGIEACLARGADVIVNTDADNQYHAADLPALTLPILQGRADMVVGARPISEIEHFSPVKKLLQKLGSWVVRVSSGTDVQDAPSGFRAISRNAAQRLIVFNNYTYTLETIIQAGRKNMRVVSVPIRVNGDLRPSKLVKSIPSYLKRSIFTIVRIFVIYQPARFFGIAAALLFGLGFLIGLRFLYFYLTGTGTGHIQSVILAGALMSMGFQCLLVAFLADVIAANRKLLEDIRYTQRANLVRNSER, from the coding sequence ATGCACGGTTGTCAACCTCCCGATTTCGAGGGCGAGCTGCTGCCAAAGCTGATCATCCAGATTCCTTGCTACAACGAAGCAGAAACACTGGCGATAGCGCTGAGCGATCTGCCGCGGACCGTCACAGGCTTCGATAGCGTGGAATGGTTGATCATCGATGACGGAAGCAGCGACGAAACGGTCAGGATTGCCGAGGAAAACGGCGTCGACCATGTCGTCCGTCACACCAGCAATCGGGGCCTTGCCGCCGCCTTCATGACCGGCATCGAGGCCTGCCTGGCACGGGGCGCCGATGTCATCGTCAACACGGACGCCGACAATCAATACCATGCCGCCGATCTTCCGGCCCTGACCTTGCCAATCCTGCAGGGGCGCGCCGACATGGTCGTCGGCGCGCGGCCGATCTCGGAGATAGAACATTTCTCTCCGGTCAAGAAGCTGCTGCAGAAGCTTGGCAGCTGGGTGGTTCGGGTGAGCAGCGGCACCGACGTCCAGGATGCGCCGAGCGGGTTCCGCGCCATCTCGCGGAACGCGGCCCAGCGCCTGATCGTGTTCAACAACTACACCTACACGCTGGAAACCATAATCCAGGCAGGCCGCAAGAACATGCGCGTGGTCTCGGTGCCGATCCGCGTCAACGGCGATCTCAGGCCATCGAAGCTGGTCAAGAGCATACCTTCCTATCTGAAGCGTTCGATCTTCACCATCGTGCGCATCTTCGTCATCTACCAGCCGGCCCGCTTCTTCGGCATCGCCGCGGCGCTGCTTTTCGGGCTTGGCTTCCTGATCGGCCTGCGCTTCCTCTATTTCTACCTGACCGGAACGGGCACAGGCCACATACAGTCGGTGATCCTGGCGGGCGCGCTGATGTCGATGGGCTTCCAGTGCCTCCTCGTCGCTTTCCTGGCCGATGTGATAGCGGCCAACCGCAAGCTTCTCGAGGACATCCGCTATACGCAGCGGGCGAATCTCGTCCGGAACTCGGAGCGTTGA
- a CDS encoding glycosyltransferase family 4 protein: MRIGVDGRNLGSATDGIGRFVHSSIKALSALGADVFLYAPGQINASYDIPGGVALRTAGFRSLPARALWGQVVLPSLASRDTVDVLWGPAHRLPLTLAERIARVVTIHDLVWVHAPETMRARTRIGERLLMKPALQRADRVATDSNATATALTVEFSWLRSPISTVAPGTTSLPTPGGFSSLEQVGITRPYALFVGTLEPRKNLGRLIEAYGLLPASARSACDLVIVGGSGWKQTSLADDVRRGGLEKNVIFTGFVDDGMLATLYANCLFLAMPSLYEGFGFPIVEAQSFGKPVLTSNTSSMPEVAGHSAILVDPNDPRAIADAFGRLCSDAQLRQTIAAGARLNAERFTWENHARGMLDIFEQAIGQRRRTAA; the protein is encoded by the coding sequence TTGAGAATCGGGGTCGATGGCAGGAACCTGGGATCGGCCACCGATGGCATCGGCAGGTTCGTCCACAGCTCGATCAAGGCCCTGTCGGCGCTCGGCGCCGATGTCTTTCTCTACGCTCCCGGCCAGATCAACGCCAGCTACGATATCCCAGGTGGCGTAGCCTTGCGGACCGCCGGATTTAGGTCACTCCCCGCCCGCGCGCTGTGGGGACAAGTCGTCCTGCCGTCCTTAGCCTCGCGCGACACCGTGGATGTGTTATGGGGGCCGGCGCACCGCTTGCCCCTCACCCTCGCCGAGCGTATCGCACGCGTGGTCACCATCCACGATCTCGTCTGGGTGCACGCGCCGGAGACCATGCGCGCCCGAACCCGGATCGGCGAGCGCCTGCTGATGAAACCGGCATTGCAAAGGGCCGACAGGGTGGCGACCGATTCTAACGCCACGGCAACCGCCTTGACGGTAGAGTTCTCCTGGCTGCGGTCGCCGATCAGCACGGTCGCCCCCGGCACGACCTCGCTCCCCACCCCGGGCGGCTTTTCGAGCCTGGAGCAGGTCGGCATCACCAGGCCCTACGCGCTTTTCGTCGGCACGCTCGAGCCGAGAAAGAACCTGGGCAGGCTGATAGAGGCCTACGGCCTGCTGCCGGCAAGCGCGCGGTCCGCCTGCGACCTGGTGATCGTCGGCGGCAGTGGCTGGAAACAGACGAGCCTGGCCGACGACGTGCGCCGCGGCGGGCTCGAGAAGAACGTCATCTTCACCGGGTTCGTCGACGACGGGATGCTTGCAACGCTCTATGCGAATTGCCTTTTCCTGGCGATGCCGTCCCTCTATGAGGGCTTCGGCTTTCCGATTGTCGAGGCGCAGTCCTTCGGCAAGCCGGTCCTGACGTCCAACACATCCTCGATGCCGGAAGTCGCCGGCCACAGCGCCATTCTCGTCGATCCGAACGATCCCAGGGCGATCGCCGACGCGTTCGGCCGGCTTTGCAGCGATGCGCAATTGCGCCAGACGATCGCGGCCGGCGCGCGCCTCAATGCGGAACGTTTTACCTGGGAAAATCACGCCAGAGGCATGCTCGACATCTTTGAACAGGCCATCGGACAAAGACGAAGGACCGCGGCTTGA
- a CDS encoding glycosyltransferase, whose translation MRVLHFFKTYWPDTFGGVERTIHAIAQSTARHGIETEVLSLSRTPDEATRPLDEHMATKAKLDFELASTGFSREVFRRFRVLSAKADLIHYHFPWPLMDVVHFQSRHGKPAVVTYHSDIVKQRLILPFYRPLMTRFLADVDAIVATSPDYLRSSPVLAAFRAKAKVIPIGIDEGAYPSPTEADNDWCRSTVPEPFVLFVGVLRYYKGLDVLIQAAGEVRCKIVIAGSGPIERELRLQAETLRRDNVIFLGEVSEPRKMALLDNCLGFIFPSNQRSEAYGLSLVEAAMRGKPMVSCEIGTGTSYVNEAGQTGLVVAPSDPAGLAQAINRLIASPTEAASWGRAARDRYARLFTADRMGKSYAELYRQLGSRKG comes from the coding sequence TTGAGAGTCCTGCATTTCTTCAAGACCTACTGGCCGGACACTTTTGGCGGCGTCGAACGGACGATCCATGCCATCGCCCAAAGCACGGCCCGCCATGGCATCGAAACGGAAGTGCTGTCGCTCAGCCGCACGCCCGACGAGGCCACGCGTCCCCTGGACGAACATATGGCCACAAAGGCGAAGCTTGATTTCGAGCTGGCGTCGACGGGATTCTCGCGCGAGGTTTTCCGCAGATTCCGGGTCCTCTCCGCCAAGGCCGACCTGATCCACTATCACTTTCCATGGCCGCTCATGGACGTGGTGCATTTTCAGTCCCGCCACGGCAAGCCGGCGGTCGTCACCTACCATTCCGACATCGTCAAGCAGCGGCTCATCCTGCCTTTTTACCGGCCGTTGATGACGCGCTTCCTGGCGGATGTCGACGCCATCGTGGCGACATCGCCGGACTATCTGCGATCGAGCCCCGTTCTTGCGGCATTCAGGGCCAAGGCGAAAGTCATTCCCATCGGCATCGACGAAGGCGCCTACCCTTCCCCGACCGAGGCCGACAATGACTGGTGCCGGTCGACAGTTCCGGAGCCGTTCGTGCTGTTCGTCGGCGTCCTGCGTTACTACAAGGGACTGGATGTCCTGATCCAGGCCGCTGGCGAGGTCCGCTGCAAGATCGTCATTGCCGGCTCGGGGCCCATTGAACGGGAGCTCAGGCTGCAGGCCGAGACCCTGCGCCGCGACAATGTGATCTTCCTTGGCGAAGTGAGCGAGCCGCGCAAGATGGCATTGCTCGACAATTGCCTCGGCTTCATCTTTCCCTCGAACCAGAGGTCGGAGGCCTACGGGCTTTCGCTGGTCGAGGCGGCAATGCGCGGCAAGCCGATGGTTTCGTGCGAAATCGGAACTGGCACGAGCTATGTCAATGAAGCCGGCCAGACCGGGCTCGTAGTTGCGCCTTCGGATCCGGCCGGGCTTGCCCAGGCGATCAACCGGCTGATTGCCTCGCCGACGGAAGCGGCGAGCTGGGGACGAGCCGCGCGCGACCGCTACGCGCGCCTGTTCACCGCCGACAGGATGGGGAAATCCTACGCCGAGCTTTACCGTCAGCTCGGCAGCCGCAAAGGCTGA
- a CDS encoding Crp/Fnr family transcriptional regulator, translated as MQTLLQFMGSHPVGGTLSKNGWGITDFFGVSAKIYKPHSVICRQGDTDDTVFILKSGWAILYRELLDGERQVIDTPLWGDIVGFHFVDGPRFASLASITELAVYEISRKALVDAALSEGRFGNKIACALTRLNAILAEHLVDVGRRNAMSRTAHFLLELEERLSKVGMSDHGRYECPLTQHELADILGMTTVHVNRTLRELRKADLVSFKGGRVEVINRKKLVETAGFDKEYLR; from the coding sequence ATGCAAACGCTGTTGCAGTTCATGGGTTCGCATCCCGTGGGGGGGACGTTGTCGAAGAACGGCTGGGGAATCACCGATTTTTTCGGTGTTTCCGCGAAAATCTACAAACCCCATTCGGTGATATGCCGCCAGGGTGACACCGATGACACGGTATTCATCCTGAAATCGGGTTGGGCCATCCTTTACCGCGAACTGCTGGATGGAGAGCGGCAGGTCATCGACACTCCCCTGTGGGGGGACATTGTCGGTTTCCACTTCGTGGACGGACCCCGTTTTGCGTCGCTGGCGTCCATAACCGAGCTAGCAGTTTATGAAATTTCCAGGAAAGCACTGGTCGATGCCGCCCTGTCGGAAGGTCGCTTCGGGAACAAGATCGCCTGCGCCCTGACCCGGCTGAATGCCATCCTTGCAGAACATCTCGTGGATGTCGGACGGCGGAACGCGATGAGCCGCACCGCCCATTTCCTGCTCGAGTTGGAGGAGAGGCTCTCCAAAGTTGGCATGTCGGACCATGGAAGATATGAGTGTCCCCTTACCCAGCACGAACTGGCGGACATCCTCGGAATGACCACCGTCCACGTCAACCGGACGTTGAGGGAACTTCGCAAGGCCGATCTCGTCTCTTTCAAGGGAGGCCGTGTGGAGGTCATAAATCGCAAGAAGCTGGTCGAGACAGCCGGATTCGACAAGGAGTACCTCAGGTAG
- a CDS encoding response regulator transcription factor, whose translation MGGVTGLRNYTSANQSGVRSSGTENVHRKECLLILDGRALDRECLASALVDHELGMVVAAMGSIEQWRVKKSSFPPLVAILFNLGGRKATDHGVADEIRHISSQFRSIPVIILADNEDLAQILTALECGARGYIPTSVGIDVCVEAINLAAVGGIFVPASSVLSMRHLIDPGSCDRQPLAGLFTLRQAEVAQALLHGKANKIIAYELNLRESTVKVHIRNIMKKLKAANRTEVACKVKDLFAERTLAESDPK comes from the coding sequence ATGGGTGGCGTAACAGGACTGCGCAATTACACCTCGGCCAATCAGTCAGGAGTTCGATCCAGCGGAACCGAAAATGTCCATCGTAAGGAATGCCTCCTTATCCTGGATGGAAGAGCTTTGGACCGTGAATGTCTCGCATCGGCCCTCGTTGACCACGAACTCGGCATGGTGGTCGCCGCTATGGGTTCGATCGAACAATGGCGCGTGAAGAAGAGTTCGTTTCCTCCTCTTGTCGCCATACTCTTCAACCTTGGCGGCCGGAAGGCGACCGATCACGGCGTAGCGGACGAGATCAGGCATATATCGTCCCAGTTCAGATCAATCCCGGTCATTATCCTGGCCGACAACGAAGACCTTGCACAGATACTGACGGCTCTCGAATGCGGCGCACGCGGCTACATTCCGACCTCGGTAGGGATCGATGTGTGCGTCGAGGCAATCAATCTCGCGGCAGTTGGAGGTATCTTCGTCCCGGCGAGCAGCGTCCTGTCGATGCGGCATCTGATAGATCCAGGCAGTTGCGACAGGCAACCTTTGGCGGGATTGTTCACGCTCAGGCAGGCCGAGGTCGCGCAAGCGCTCCTGCACGGCAAGGCGAACAAGATCATCGCCTACGAGCTGAACCTGCGCGAAAGCACCGTGAAGGTCCACATCCGAAATATCATGAAGAAACTGAAGGCGGCCAACCGCACGGAAGTCGCCTGCAAGGTCAAGGATCTCTTCGCGGAGCGAACACTAGCTGAAAGTGACCCTAAGTAA